From the Bubalus kerabau isolate K-KA32 ecotype Philippines breed swamp buffalo chromosome 2, PCC_UOA_SB_1v2, whole genome shotgun sequence genome, one window contains:
- the FAM131A gene encoding protein FAM131A isoform X3 encodes MPMISVLGKMFLWQREGPGGRWTCQTSRRVASDPAWAVEWIELPRGLSLSSLGSARTLRGWSRSSRPSSVDSQDLPEVNVGDTIAMLPKSRRALTIQEIAALARSSLHGISQVVKDHVTKPTAMAQGRVAHLIEWKGWSKPSDSPAALESAFSSYSDLSEGEQEARFAAGVAEQFAIAEAKLRAWSSVDGEDSTDESYDEDFAGGTDSDLAGQLPLGPHLQDLFTGHRFSRPVRQGSVEPESDCSQTVSPETLCSSLCSLEDGLLGSPARLASQLLGDELLLAKLPPSRESAFRSLGPLEAQDSLYNSPLTESCLSPAEEEPAPCKDCQPLCLPPVSSWERQRQASDVASSGVVSLDEDEVEPEEQ; translated from the exons ATGCCTATGATTTCTGTGCTGGGCAAAATGTTTCTGTGGCAGCGTGAAGGGCCCGGAGGACGATGGACTTGTCAGACAAGTCGAAGAG TGGCCTCGGACCCCGCGTGGGCTGTGGAGTGGATCGAACTTCCTCGAGGCCTCTCTCTGTCTTCCTTGGGATCTGCTCGGACTCTCCGAGGCTGGAGCCGGTCCTCCCGCCCTTCCTCAGTGGACAGCCAGGACTTGCCAGAG GTGAATGTTGGAGACACAATCGCAATGCTGCCCAAGTCCCGGAGAGCCCTAACTATCCAGGAGATTGCTGCGCTGGCCAGATCCTCGCTGCATG GTATTTCCCAGGTGGTGAAGGACCACGTGACCAAGcccactgccatggcccagggcCGAGTGGCTCACCTCATTGAGTGGAAGGGTTGGAGCAAGCCAAGTGACTCGCCTGCTGCCCTGGAATCAGCCTTTTCCTCCTATTCGGACCTCAGTGAGGGTGAACAGGAGGCTCGCTTTGCAGCAG GAGTGGCTGAGCAATTCGCCATTGCAGAAGCCAAGCTCCGGGCATGGTCTTCGGTGGATGGCGAGGACTCCACTGATGAATCCTATGATGAAGACTTTGCTGGGGGAACTGACTCAG ACCTGGCTGGGCAGCTGCCCCTGGGGCCCCACCTCCAGGACCTCTTCACTGGCCACAGATTCTCCCGGCCTGTGCGCCAGGGCTCCGTGGAACCTGAGAGCGACTGCTCGCAGACCGTGTCCCCAGAGACCCTGTGCTCTAGTCTGTGCAGCCTGGAGGACGGGTTGCTGGGCTCCCCAGCCCGCCTGGCTTCCCAGCTGCTGGGCGATGAGCTGCTCCTCGCCAAACTGCCCCCCAGCCGGGAAAGTGCCTTCCGCAGCCTGGGCCCACTGGAGGCCCAGGACTCGCTCTACAACTCCCCCCTCACAGAGTCCTGCCTTTCTCCTGCTGAGGAGGAGCCAGCCCCCTGCAAGGACTGCCAGCCGCTCTGCCTGCCACCAGTGAGCAGCTGGGAACGGCAGCGGCAAGCCTCTGACGTAGCTTCTTCTGGGGTGGTGTCCTTAGACGAGGACGAGGTGGAGCCGGAGGAACAGTGA
- the FAM131A gene encoding protein FAM131A isoform X2, with translation MLPKSRRALTIQEIAALARSSLHGISQVVKDHVTKPTAMAQGRVAHLIEWKGWSKPSDSPAALESAFSSYSDLSEGEQEARFAAGVAEQFAIAEAKLRAWSSVDGEDSTDESYDEDFAGGTDSDLAGQLPLGPHLQDLFTGHRFSRPVRQGSVEPESDCSQTVSPETLCSSLCSLEDGLLGSPARLASQLLGDELLLAKLPPSRESAFRSLGPLEAQDSLYNSPLTESCLSPAEEEPAPCKDCQPLCLPPVSSWERQRQASDVASSGVVSLDEDEVEPEEQ, from the exons ATGCTGCCCAAGTCCCGGAGAGCCCTAACTATCCAGGAGATTGCTGCGCTGGCCAGATCCTCGCTGCATG GTATTTCCCAGGTGGTGAAGGACCACGTGACCAAGcccactgccatggcccagggcCGAGTGGCTCACCTCATTGAGTGGAAGGGTTGGAGCAAGCCAAGTGACTCGCCTGCTGCCCTGGAATCAGCCTTTTCCTCCTATTCGGACCTCAGTGAGGGTGAACAGGAGGCTCGCTTTGCAGCAG GAGTGGCTGAGCAATTCGCCATTGCAGAAGCCAAGCTCCGGGCATGGTCTTCGGTGGATGGCGAGGACTCCACTGATGAATCCTATGATGAAGACTTTGCTGGGGGAACTGACTCAG ACCTGGCTGGGCAGCTGCCCCTGGGGCCCCACCTCCAGGACCTCTTCACTGGCCACAGATTCTCCCGGCCTGTGCGCCAGGGCTCCGTGGAACCTGAGAGCGACTGCTCGCAGACCGTGTCCCCAGAGACCCTGTGCTCTAGTCTGTGCAGCCTGGAGGACGGGTTGCTGGGCTCCCCAGCCCGCCTGGCTTCCCAGCTGCTGGGCGATGAGCTGCTCCTCGCCAAACTGCCCCCCAGCCGGGAAAGTGCCTTCCGCAGCCTGGGCCCACTGGAGGCCCAGGACTCGCTCTACAACTCCCCCCTCACAGAGTCCTGCCTTTCTCCTGCTGAGGAGGAGCCAGCCCCCTGCAAGGACTGCCAGCCGCTCTGCCTGCCACCAGTGAGCAGCTGGGAACGGCAGCGGCAAGCCTCTGACGTAGCTTCTTCTGGGGTGGTGTCCTTAGACGAGGACGAGGTGGAGCCGGAGGAACAGTGA
- the CLCN2 gene encoding chloride channel protein 2 produces MAAAAAGPAAEEGMEPRALQYEQTLMYGRYTQDLGAFAKEEAARIRLGGPEPWRGPPSPRAPPELLEYGQSRCARCRICTVHCHKFLVSRVGEDWIFLVLLGLLMALVSWAMDYAIAACLQAQQWMSRGLNTNLLLQYLAWVTYPVVLITFSAGFTQILAPQAVGSGIPEMKTILRGVVLKEYLTLKTFVAKVIGLTCALGSGMPLGKEGPFVHIASMCAALLSKFLSLFGGIYENESRNTEMLAAACAVGVGCCFAAPIGGVLFSIEVTSTFFAVRNYWRGFFAATFSAFIFRVLAVWNRDEETITALFKTRFRLDFPFDLQELPAFAVIGIASGFGGALFVYLNRKIVQVMRKQKTINRFLMKKRLLFPALVTLLISTLTFPPGFGQFMAGQLSQKETLVTLFDNRTWVRQGLMEELEPPGTSQAWNPPRANVFLTLVIFILMKFWMSALATTIPVPCGAFMPVFVIGAAFGRLVGESMAAWFPDGIHTDSSTYRIVPGGYAVVGAAALAGAVTHTVSTAVIVFELTGQIAHILPVMIAVILANAVAQSLQPSLYDSIIRMKKLPYLPELGWGRHQQYRVRVEDIMVRDVPHVALSCTFRDLRLALHRTKGRMLALVESPESMILLGSIERSQVVALLGAQLSPARRRRYMQERRAAQTSSPSDQESPPSPETSVRFQVNTEDQGFPAGRSETHKPLKPALKRSPSNTVNVKESPTGNMEQAGIALRSLFCGSPPAEPASELEKSGKCDKRKLKRVRISLASDSDLEGEMTPEEILEWEEQQLDEPVNFSDCKIDPAPFQLVERTSLHKTHTIFSLLGVDHAYVTSIGRLIGIVTLKELRKAIEGSVTAQGVKVRPPLASFRDSATSSSDTETTEVHALWGPRSRHGLPREGSPSDSDDKCQ; encoded by the exons ATGTACGGGCGTTATACTCAGGACCTTGGGGCCTTTGCCAAAGAGGAAGCTGCTCGGATCCGCCTGGGAGGGCCTGAACCCTGGCGGGGTCCACCTTCCCCTCGGGCTCCCCCAGAGCTCCTGGAGTATGGACAGAGCCGTTGCGCCCGATGCCGCA TCTGTACCGTACACTGCCATAAGTTCCTAGTGTCCAGGGTTGGTGAAGACTGGATCTTCCTAGTCCTGCTGGGGCTCCTCATGGCCCTGGTCAGCTGGGCCATGGACTACGCCATCGCTGCCTGTCTGCAGG CTCAGCAGTGGATGTCCCGGGGCTTGAACACTAACCTGTTACTCCAGTATCTGGCCTGGGTCACCTACCCCGTCGTCCTCATCACTTTCTCTGCCGGATTCACACAGATCCTGGCTCCTCAGGCTGTCG ggtctgGCATCCCGGAGATGAAGACCATCTTGCGGGGAGTGGTGCTGAAGGAATACCTCACGCTCAAGACCTTCGTAGCTAAGGTCATCGGGCTGACTTGTGCCCTTGGCAGTGGGATGCCCCTTGGCAAAGAG GGCCCTTTTGTGCATATCGCAAGCATGTGTGCCGCCCTTCTCAGCAAGTTCCTCTCGCTGTTTGGGGGCATCTACGAG AATGAATCCCGGAACACAGAGATGCTGGCTGCCGCCTGTGCCGTGGGGGTGGGCTGCTGCTTTGCGGCTCCCATTGGAG gTGTGCTATTCAGCATCGAGGTCACCTCCACCTTCTTTGCGGTGCGCAACTACTGGCGGGGCTTCTTTGCCGCCACCTTCAGCGCCTTCATCTTCCGGGTCTTGGCTGTCTGGAACCGTGATGAAG AGACCATCACGGCTCTGTTCAAAACCCGGTTCCGGCTTGACTTCCCCTTCGACCTCCAGGAGCTGCCAGCCTTTGCTGTTATTGG tATCGCCAGTGGCTTCGGGGGAGCACTCTTTGTCTACCTGAACCGGAAGATTGTCCAGGTGATGCGGAAGCAGAAGACCATCAACCGTTTCCTCATGAAGAA ACGCCTTCTCTTCCCGGCTCTGGTGACTCTACTCATCTCTACTCTGACCTTCCCCCCTGGCTTTGGACAGTTCATGGCTGGACAG CTTTCACAGAAAGAGACACTGGTCACCCTGTTTGACAACCGGACGTGGGTCCGCCAGGGTCTGATGGAGGAACTAGAGCCACCTGGAACCTCACAGGCCTGGAACCCACCACGGGCCAACGTCTTCCTCACCCTGGTCATCTTCATTCTCATGAAG TTCTGGATGTCTGCACTGGCTACCACCATCCCAGTGCCCTGTGGGGCCTTCATGCCGGTGTTTGTCATTG GAGCAGCATTTGGGCGTCTAGTGGGCGAAAGCATGGCTGCTTGGTTCCCTGACGGCATCCACACAGACAGCAGCACTTACAGGATTGTTCCTGGAGGCTATGCAGTGGTGG GGGCGGCTGCGCTGGCAGGAGCAGTGACGCACACTGTGTCCACGGCCGTGATTGTGTTCGAGCTCACAGGCCAGATCGCCCACATCCTGCCTGTTATGATCGCCGTCATTCTGGCCAATGCCGTTGCCCAGAGCCTACAGCCCTCACTCTATGACAGCATCATCCGAATGAAGAAGCTGCCTTACCTGCCTGAGCTGGGCTGGGGCCGCCACCA GCAGTACCGGGTGCGAGTGGAGGACATCATGGTGCGGGACGTTCCCCACGTGGCACTCAGCTGCACCTTCCGGGACCTGCGGCTGGCACTACACAGGACCAAGGGCCGCATGCTGGCCCTAGTAGAGTCCCCTG AGTCCATGATCCTCCTGGGGTCCATCGAGCGCTCGCAAGTGGTGGCATTGCTGGGGGCACAGCTGAGCCCAGCCCGCCGGCGGCGGTACATGCAAGAGCGTCGAGCTGCCCAGACCTCCTCACCCTCCGATCAGGAGAGTCCCCCCAGCCCTGAGACCTCTGTCCGCTTCCAG GTGAACACAGAGGACCAGGGCTTCCCTGCAGGCCGGAGCGAGACTCACAAGCCCCTGAAGCCTGCTCTCAAGAGGAGCCCCAGCAACACTGTGAATGTCAAGGAGAGCCCCACAG GGAACATGGAGCAGGCTGGCATCGCCCTCAGAAGCCTCTTCTGTGGCAGTCCACCCGCCGAGCCCGCCTCAGAG TTGGAGAAGTCGGGGAAATGTGACAAGCGCAAGCTGAAGCGGGTCCGAATCTCCTTGGCG aGCGACTCAGACCTGGAAGGCGAGATGACCCCTGAGGAG ATTCTGGAGTGGGAAGAGCAGCAACTAGATGAACCTGTCAACTTCAGTGACTGCAAAATTGACCCTGCACCCTTCCAGCTGGTGGAGCGGACCTCTTTGCACAAG ACTCACACCATCTTCTCACTGCTGGGAGTAGACCATGCGTATGTCACCAGTATTGGCAGACTCATTGGAATTGTCACCCTGAAGGAG CTCCGGAAGGCTATCGAGGGCTCTGTCACAGCGCAGGGTGTGAAAGTCCGGCCGCCCCTCGCCAGCTTCCGTGACAGTGCCACCAGTAGCAGTGACACAGAGACCACCGAGGTGCATGCGCTCTGGGGGCCTCGCTCCCGCCACGGCCTCCCCCGGGAGGGCAGCCCTTCTGACAGCGATGACAAGTGCCAGTGA
- the FAM131A gene encoding protein FAM131A isoform X1 — protein sequence MGCIGSRSPASQVASDPAWAVEWIELPRGLSLSSLGSARTLRGWSRSSRPSSVDSQDLPEVNVGDTIAMLPKSRRALTIQEIAALARSSLHGISQVVKDHVTKPTAMAQGRVAHLIEWKGWSKPSDSPAALESAFSSYSDLSEGEQEARFAAGVAEQFAIAEAKLRAWSSVDGEDSTDESYDEDFAGGTDSDLAGQLPLGPHLQDLFTGHRFSRPVRQGSVEPESDCSQTVSPETLCSSLCSLEDGLLGSPARLASQLLGDELLLAKLPPSRESAFRSLGPLEAQDSLYNSPLTESCLSPAEEEPAPCKDCQPLCLPPVSSWERQRQASDVASSGVVSLDEDEVEPEEQ from the exons ATGGGCTGTATCGGCTCCCGGAGCCCGGCGAGTCAGG TGGCCTCGGACCCCGCGTGGGCTGTGGAGTGGATCGAACTTCCTCGAGGCCTCTCTCTGTCTTCCTTGGGATCTGCTCGGACTCTCCGAGGCTGGAGCCGGTCCTCCCGCCCTTCCTCAGTGGACAGCCAGGACTTGCCAGAG GTGAATGTTGGAGACACAATCGCAATGCTGCCCAAGTCCCGGAGAGCCCTAACTATCCAGGAGATTGCTGCGCTGGCCAGATCCTCGCTGCATG GTATTTCCCAGGTGGTGAAGGACCACGTGACCAAGcccactgccatggcccagggcCGAGTGGCTCACCTCATTGAGTGGAAGGGTTGGAGCAAGCCAAGTGACTCGCCTGCTGCCCTGGAATCAGCCTTTTCCTCCTATTCGGACCTCAGTGAGGGTGAACAGGAGGCTCGCTTTGCAGCAG GAGTGGCTGAGCAATTCGCCATTGCAGAAGCCAAGCTCCGGGCATGGTCTTCGGTGGATGGCGAGGACTCCACTGATGAATCCTATGATGAAGACTTTGCTGGGGGAACTGACTCAG ACCTGGCTGGGCAGCTGCCCCTGGGGCCCCACCTCCAGGACCTCTTCACTGGCCACAGATTCTCCCGGCCTGTGCGCCAGGGCTCCGTGGAACCTGAGAGCGACTGCTCGCAGACCGTGTCCCCAGAGACCCTGTGCTCTAGTCTGTGCAGCCTGGAGGACGGGTTGCTGGGCTCCCCAGCCCGCCTGGCTTCCCAGCTGCTGGGCGATGAGCTGCTCCTCGCCAAACTGCCCCCCAGCCGGGAAAGTGCCTTCCGCAGCCTGGGCCCACTGGAGGCCCAGGACTCGCTCTACAACTCCCCCCTCACAGAGTCCTGCCTTTCTCCTGCTGAGGAGGAGCCAGCCCCCTGCAAGGACTGCCAGCCGCTCTGCCTGCCACCAGTGAGCAGCTGGGAACGGCAGCGGCAAGCCTCTGACGTAGCTTCTTCTGGGGTGGTGTCCTTAGACGAGGACGAGGTGGAGCCGGAGGAACAGTGA